The Pleuronectes platessa chromosome 13, fPlePla1.1, whole genome shotgun sequence genome includes a window with the following:
- the LOC128453987 gene encoding desmoplakin-A isoform X1: MSMYGSQSKLPNMGLRSNSRPDLASPSFRSEVFLGGNGVQGDYQQGDGGYTYHTTFSRSSAHGGGLPGPKVAVSSGGTMSAHGIQQKSSYLTGACQDYLSRAQMMLQNGHPAVEVEKQLMMSAETLDQLILCGRELQHLRIPNNVFRSVEQFQNMQGAIQQQLAGGMTMRRNRGSQSSLDGGRAFTDAIGWISQQKRMIETAPWGDDSATIEKQIQNHNKVHSSIQRSQEVDRARDELRGDKYNLSVLEQEWESLQKMSHGRLSQLRELQSIIEDISRAIMWVNEREEEELMFDWGDKNIDQYIPKKQESYSRLMRDLEVKEKELNKLKVKADGLLSSNHPAVDKIEAYMDTLQTQWSWLLQITKCIHFHLKENAAYSQFFKEANETYMKLQKENETIRSKFGCDKDTPMESLTELLKNLEIERERIMENKRQVHSLVSKSRSIVRLKPRNPEDKSPGPVIIKAICDFKQDQKGILKGNEGILKDNSQRSKWLVTGPGGLDMLIPSVCLLIPPPNPLSIGLASKTEQYYEAIMAIWNQLYINIKSLISWQFCLKDINYINSLNVTMLSKMRPDEYRTMIKRLENHYQEFVRTSRSSELFGEEDKITIQGHFDKANKYYDTLIVQLPAHREDATKPESPKPTPAPKIPKVTVPKVTTQPPPASSTLNLTLLSSLQEIRRRLELAEYGLTSHLHVPLGENSVHECSVHIQNLQSVHGDLDSIHDEYLRLREMIIKQLEGIPADSEQAKFLRSELEIVNQKLGGLQGLYAAYIQRLSALQTLLQNLLEAEDIIKVHEARLTEKETTSLDQRELENYRSTLKQMKSDLDQKRDLLTAMDSALAKAVQFNGQISGSFHKCDVDLSKYSDLVGQMSDRWRRIQTQIDSRMWDLEKHEKQLNHYQQSSTSVEQWIDNARKRQDTLQMVKLNDIQTLMEHLNQQKALHIEIKGKKEKVDDMHKNADTCATSIKDYELQLASYSSSLETLLNIPIKRAMLQSPATVVRQEASDIQSHYIELLTRSGDYYKFLGELLKNMEVLKIRNTKIEMLEEELRRLKDDLQDNNQKNKSLEDALARYKLDLTQSKHELISMEEVKRTTAIQVNVTKENLDSTQTQLQDLSDQLTRIKYQLDEENRKRRLAEERYTSQQEEYEASVRRRQKELEELNWTKIDLEKSVKDRERELERMKLLLEEEAARRRNAESDISKVRTQCTQEITQLKQTYETQIHVTKTTILKASQQKEEDSAELRLQVDRLTVEKRDLEEELRRLRMSIAHTEEQKSRAEQESSQQRASAAQETRMRSELEVQLRSLKQQKGEDEIKLKDATKSNQEKSRQISVLTFNVEEEGKKRRALELELNHLKQAEAELKAKNTSYLESINKLKITEQEIHITRVELDKQTSEKSKAEQSSARLQSRIRDLQVSLDGMEDELEKQKKATQEEFTRRKRMEAELERITHTCREHTTTITTLKSVQLEASTSGRKYEQDLRALQEALEKSLREHKVTKEELAAVKVELKTLKQKLLQEQTRIHELNLRNESLYKTIEEKSRQLNEKTTEIEKLKTLTQNLTKERLRLEEELRAVRQERDELKLSKDAFDGESATQISTLHVQLQSSTKRTAELQTHINDLTKEREKLKMEIDKIQKQSIETSILVHTSQSQYSELLSEKDSLLCKLKLLEQDKTRHQRIEEELTRIKITLETEVRSKQRVQDEKNSLLKEFNSMKSQYELREGQIRQCESDRDKADRERLSLKNEIERLMRELKIIEEKYKSRLMMSEKELSELALKREALEREIKRLQQRPSILDQQTQTDEKVPTIDPSKLVFDGVRRKVTAHQLCDCGIICKTTLDQLLKGKKTVDEVALDIQLNLKGSGIIAGMTTGAQGKMPFTAAKNKNLLSPESALMLLEAQAATGHIIDPAFNEKMPVDAACSRGIVDTEDRDILVTAEAASTGFKDPYSGKVLSVGQACKQGRIDKDTAIRLLQAQESVGGILDPVLSVFLPKDSALDRNLIDEDLYRALNKKPKCYLDPATGEKISYNDLRKKCTVEPVNGLLLLRGPEKCMTVKGLRGEVPISELIESELLDETDLVKINQGKLTCKDIEDKLKSYLYGSTCIAGIYDEANERIMPIYQAMKEGLLMRGTTLELLEAQAASGFIVDPVNNVFLPVEEATKRALIGKEFKNKLLSAEKAVTGYKDPHTGKTISIFQAIEKDLIEKGHGIRLLEAQIASGGIIDPKESHRIDVSVAYKRGYFDEEMNEILTYEGDDTKGFFDPNTKENLTYLQLKDRCITDPKTGLILLPLKDKRKPQKSQESRTNVLRKRRVVIVDPDTGLEMSVREAYHRELIDYDTFLDLSEQECEWEEITIQGSDGSSRLVIVDRKTGTQYDIKDCMERGIIGQKTVDQYRAGTLTLTQLADQIISNTSSSDMTISSSNADDMFTCSSPAQAAPSSPTVRKRFNSISITVSPPEMYDDQSPVAAIFDTETLEKITISEALRRGIVDTITAQRLLEAQACTGGIINPATGERLSLQDAVHQSIIDDSMAAKLKPAQKAFVGFEDLKTKRRMSAAEAVKETWLPYEAGQRFLEFQYLTGGLIDPGTGDRVSIEEAIRKGWIDGKGAMKLQDSQSNQKYLTCPKTKLKISYKEAMDGCMVEESNGMKMLQASSMSSKGISSPYNVSNPGSRSGSRAGSLAGSRNGSRRGSVDHSSSYSLSFSSSSITENSNTAF; the protein is encoded by the exons atgagtATGTACGGCTCCCAATCCAAACTGCCCAACATGGGCCTCAGGAGCAACTCGAGACCGGATTTGGCGAGTCCCAGCTTCCGAAGCGAAGTGTTCCTCGGTGGAAACGGCGTCCAGGGGGATTACCAGCAAGGGGACGGCGGATACACCTACCACACCACCTTCTCCAGGAGCTCCGCGCACGGCGGGGGGCTCCCGGGACCGAAGGTGGCCGTCAGCTCAGGGGGGACAATGAG cgCGCACGGCATTCAGCAGAAGTCTTCATACCTGACCGGCGCTTGTCAAGACTATCTATCGAGAGCGCAGATGATGCTGCAGAAT GGGCATCCGGccgtggaggtggagaagcagCTGATGATGTCGGCAGAAACCCTGGACCAGCTGATACTCTGTGGCCGGGAGCTGCAGCACCTGCGTATCCCCAACAACGTCTTCAGAAG TGTGGAGCAGTTCCAGAACATGCAGGGTGCCATCCAACAGCAGCTTGCCGGGGGTATGACCATGAGACGCAACCGGGGCAGCCAGAGCTCGCTGGACGGGGGGAGGGCCTTCACTGATGCCATAGGCTGGATCAGCCAGCAGAAG CGAATGATTGAGACGGCACCGTGGGGGGACGACTCGGCCACCATCGAGAAGCAAATCCAAAATCACAACAAAGTTCACAGCTCTATCCAAAGGAGTCAGGAAGTAGACAGAGCCAGAGATGAACTG AGGGGCGACAAGTACAACCTCTCCGTCCTGGAACAAGAATGGGAAAGCTTGCAG AAAATGTCCCACGGCCGCTTGAGTCAGCTGCGAGAGCTTCAGAGCATCATCGAGGATATCTCCCGAGCCATCATGTGGGTGAacgagagagaagaggaggagctcatGTTTGACTGGGGGGACAAAAACATCGACCAGTACATCCCCAAGAAGCAAGAGAGCTACTCG AGGCTGATGAGGGAcctggaggtgaaggagaaggagctgaacAAGCTGAAGGTGAAAGCAGATGGACTCCTGAGCAGCAACCATCCAGCCGTAGACAAGATTGAA GCCTACATGGACACCTTACAGACCCAGTGGAGCTGGCTGCTTCAGATCACCAAGTGTATCCATTTTCATTTGAAGGAGAATGCCGCCTACAGCCAA TTTTTCAAGGAGGCCAACGAGACCTACATGAAGCTCCAGAAGGAGAACGAGACGATCCGCAGCAAGTTCGGCTGCGATAAGGACACCCCAATGGAGAGCCTCACTGAACTCCTGAAAAACCTGGAG ATAGAGAGGGAGCGCATTATGGAAAACAAGAGGCAGGTCCATAGTCTGGTCAGCAAGTCCAGGTCCATCGTCAGGCTGAAGCCTCGCAACCCAGAGGACAAGAGCCCCGGCCCCGTCATCATCAAGGCTATATGTGACTTTAAACAAGACCAG AAAGGGATTTTGAAAGGGAACGAGGGCATCCTGAAGGACAACTCTCAGCGCAGCAAGTGGCTGGTGACAGGACCTGGAGGTCTGGACATGTTGATCCCCTCCGTGTGTCTGCTCATTCCTCCACCAAACCCGCTCAGCATCGGCCTCGCCAGCAA GACTGAGCAGTACTATGAGGCCATCATGGCCATCTGGAATCAGCTTTACATCAACATCAAGAGTCTCATCTCTTGGCAGTTTTGCCTCAAAGACATCAACTACATCAACTCACTCAATGTCACGATG CTGTCTAAGATGCGCCCTGACGAGTACCGCACTATGATCAAAAGACTGGAGAATCACTACCAAGAGTTCGTGCGTACCAGCAGATCATCTGAGCTGTTCGGGGAGGAGGACAAGATAACCATCCAGGGCCACTTTGACAAAGCCAATAAATACTATGACACTCTGATTGTCCAGCTGCCTGCGCACA GGGAAGATGCGACTAAGCCTGAGTCACCAAAACCGACTCCAGCACCCAAGATCCCCAAGGTCACTGTCCCCAAGGTGACCACCCAGCCTCCCCCGGCCAGCTCCACCCTCAACCTCACCCTGCTCAGCAGTCTGCAAGAAATCCGACGCAGGCTGGAGCTGGCTGAGTACGGCCTCACCAGTCACCTCCATGTTCCCCTGGGAGAGAACAGTGTGCACGAGTGCTCTGTGCACATCCAGAACCTGCAG TCTGTGCATGGAGATTTGGACTCTATTCACGACGAGTACCTGCGCCTGAGAGAAATGATCATAAAGCAGCTGGAGGGGATACCAGCGGATTCAGAACAGGCCAAGTTCCTCCGCTCTGAATTAGAAATCGTCAACCAAAAACTGGGAGGCCTGCAGGGTCTCTACGCAGCCTACATTCAAAG ACTGTCAGCTCTTCAGACCTTGCTCCAGAATCTTCTTGAGGCCGAGGACATCATCAAAGTCCACGAGGCCCGGCTGACAGAGAAGGAAACCACCTCCCTGGACCAGCGGGAGCTGGAAAACTATCGGAGCACTCTTAAG CAAATGAAGAGTGATCTGGATCAGAAAAGAGATCTGTTGACAGCTATGGATTCTGCTCTGGCCAAAGCAGTGCAATTCAATGGTCAAATCTCTGGGTCCTTCCACAAGTGCGACGTGGATTTGTCCAAATACTCGGACCTGGTGGGTCAGATGTCCGACCGCTGGCGTCGCATCCAAACCCAGATCGATAGCAG AATGTGGGACCTGGAGAAGCATGAGAAGCAGCTGAACCATTATCAGCAGAGCAGCACTTCCGTGGAACAATGGATAGACAATGCCAGGAAGCGCCAGGACACGCTTCAGATGGTGAAGCTCAATGACATCCAGACCCTGATGGAGCACCTCAACCAACAGAAG GCACTTCACATTGAAATcaaaggaaagaaggagaaagtaGACGACATGCACAAGAATGCAGATACCTGTGCTACGTCCATAAAG gactATGAGCTGCAGCTGGCCTCCTACAGTTCAAGCCTGGAAACTCTGCTGAATATTCCAATCAAGAGAGCAATGCTGCAGTCGCCTGCCACTGTGGTCAGACAGGAG GCGTCTGACATCCAGTCCCACTACATAGAGCTTCTTACCCGCTCTGGGGACTACTACAAGTTCCTCGGGGAGCTTCTGAAAAACATGGAAGTGCTGAAG ATAAGGAACACCAAGATTGAGATGCTGGAGGAGGAACTGAGGCGTCTGAAGGATGACCTCCAGGATAATAATCAGAAAAACAAGTCTCTGGAAGATGCTTTGGCTCGCTACAAGCTGGACCTCACTCAGTCAAAACATGAGCTCATTTCtatggaggaagtgaagagaaCCACGGCAATCCAAGTCAATGTTACCAAGGAGAACCTGGACAGCACTCAGACCCAGCTTCAAGATCTCAGTGACCAGCTGACCCGCATCAAATACCAGCTGGATGAAGAGAATAGGAAAAGGAGGCTTGCAGAGGAGCGCTATACCAGCCAGCAAGAAGAGTATGAGGCGTCCGTTCGCCGCAGACAGAAGGAACTGGAAGAGCTCAACTGGACCAAGATTGACTTAGAGAAAAGTGTGAAGGACAGAGAACGTGAACTGGAGAGGATGAAGTTACTGCTAGAGGAAGAGGCGGCCCGTCGACGTAATGCGGAATCAGATATCTCAAAGGTAAGAACACAGTGCACCCAAGAGATTACTCAACTTAAGCAGACATATGAGACACAGATCCACGTTACCAAGACCACAATCCTGAAAGCCTCACAGCAGAAAGAAGAGGACTCGGCCGAGCTGAGGCTGCAAGTTGACAGACTCACTGTGGAGAAGAGAGATttagaggaggagctgaggcgaCTCAGGATGTCCATTGctcacacagaggagcagaaaagcagagcagagcaggagtcAAGCCAGCAGAGGGCCTCAGCAGCACAGGAGACAAGGATGCGCAGTGAGCTAGAGGTGCAGCTGAGAAGTCTCAAGCAGCAGAAAGGAGAGGATGAGATCAAATTAAAAGATGCCACTAAAAGCAACCAGGAGAAGTCCAGGCAGATCAGCGTGCTCACATTtaatgtggaggaggaggggaagaagaggagagctcTGGAGTTGGAACTCAATCATCTGAAACAGGCTGAGGCAGAGCTGAAGGCAAAAAACACCTCCTATCTGGAGTCAATTAACAAGCTCAAAATTACTGAGCAAGAGATCCACATCACCAGAGTGGAACTGGACAAACAAACCAGTGAGAAGAGCAAAGCTGAGCAGAGTTCTGCCAGGCTGCAGAGCCGAATCCGGGACCTTCAGGTCTCGCTGGATGGGATGGAGGACGAGTtggagaaacagaagaaggCAACCCAAGAGGAGTTCACACGTAGGAAGAGAATGGAGGCTGAGCTTGAGAGGATTACACATACCTGCAGAGAGCACACCACCACGATTACCACACTGAAATCTGTCCAGCTAGAGGCTTCCACCTCCGGAAGGAAGTATGAGCAGGACCTAAGAGCCCTCCAGGAGGCTCTGGAAAAGAGCCTGAGGGAGCATAAAGTCACCAAGGAGGAACTGGCAGCTGTTAAAGTTGAGTTAAAGACACTGAAACAGAAGCTCCTGCAGGAACAGACCCGGATTCACGAGCTCAACCTGCGCAACGAGAGCCTTTACAAGACCATCGAGGAGAAGAGTCGCCAGCTTAACGAAAAAACTACAGAGATTGAAAAGCTGAAGACTCTGACGCAGAACCTGACGAAGGAGAGGCTGAggttggaggaggagctgagggcagTTAGACAGGAGAGAGATGAGCTGAAGCTCAGCAAAGACGCTTTTGATGGAGAAAGTGCCACTCAGATCTCAACCTTGCATGTCCAGCTTCAGAGCAGCACCAAGAGGACAGCGGAGCTCCAGACTCACATCAACGACCTGACcaaggagagagaaaagctcAAAATGGAAATAGACAAAATCCAAAAGCAATCGATTGAG ACATCCATCCTGGTGCATACGTCCCAGAGCCAATATAGTGAGCTGCTGTCGGAGAAGGACAGTTTGCTTTGCAAGCTGAAACTGCTGGAGCAGGACAAGACTCGTCACCAGCGCATAGAAGAGGAGCTGACCCGCATCAAGATCACACTGGAGACTGAGGTCCGTAGCAAACAGCGTGTGCAGGATGAGAAGAATTCTCTCCTCAAGGAGTTTAACAGTATGAAGAGCCAGTATGAATTGAGAGAAGGCCAGATCAGGCAGTGCGAATCAGACAGAGACAAGGCGGATCGTGAGAGGCTATCCCTGAAAAACGAGATTGAGAGGCTCATGAGGGAGCTGAAGATTATTGAGGAGAAGTACAAGAGCAGGCTGATGATGTCTGAAAAGGAGTTGTCAGAACTGGCTCTCAAAAGAGAGGccctggagagagagataaagaggctgcagcagagacCTAGCATTCTGGACCAGCAGACCCAGACAGATGAGAAAGTCCCAACAATTGATCCATCCAAGCTGGTTTTTGATGGGGTGCGTAGAAAAGTCACTGCCCACCAACTTTGCGACTGTGGTATAATCTGCAAAACCACTCTAGACCAGCTCTTAAAGGGAAAGAAGACAGTGGATGAGGTTGCTTTGGACATCCAGCTTAATCTAAAGGGTTCAGGCATTATTGCTGGCATGACAACAGGTGCTCAAGGAAAAATGCCATTCACTGCagccaaaaacaaaaacctcctcAGCCCAGAGAGCGCTCTCATGCTTCTAGAAGCTCAAGCAGCAACAGGCCACATAATAGACCCGGCATTTAATGAAAAGATGCCTGTGGATGCAGCCTGCTCCAGAGGAATTGTAGACACAGAAGACAGAGACATCCTGGTGACAGCTGAAGCTGCAAGCACAGGCTTTAAAGATCCTTACAGTGGCAAAGTTTTATCTGTGGGTCAGGCTTGCAAACAAGGCCGCATAGACAAAGACACAGCCATCCGCTTGCTGCAGGCACAGGAGTCTGTGGGAGGCATATTGGATCCTGTTCTGAGTGTATTCCTTCCAAAAGATTCGGCCTTGGATCGCAATCTTATCGACGAAGACCTCTATAGGGCTTTGAACAAAAAACCTAAATGCTACCTGGACCCTGCGACGGGAGAGAAGATCAGTTATAATGACCTCAGGAAGAAATGTACAGTCGAACCTGTTAACGGCTTGCTTCTGCTCCGTGGTCCAGAAAAGTGCATGACAGTAAAGGGTCTCCGTGGTGAAGTTCCTATTTCAGAGCTAATCGAATCTGAGCTTCTGGATGAAACTGACTTGGTGAAGATCAACCAGGGCAAACTGACCTGCAAAGATATTGAAGACAAGCTGAAGTCCTATCTGTATGGCTCTACCTGTATTGCAGGTATCTATGATGAGGCAAATGAGCGAATCATGCCTATTTATCAAGCTATGAAGGAAGGTCTGCTCATGAGGGGAACCACCCTTGAGCTTCTTGAGGCACAAGCTGCTTCTGGGTTTATTGTTGATCCAGTCAACAATGTCTTCCTGCCAGTGGAGGAAGCTACAAAGAGAGCCCTGATAGGGAAAGAGTTTAAGAATAAGCTTTTGTCTGCAGAGAAAGCAGTTACTGGATACAAAGACCCACACACAGGAAAGACAATCTCCATCTTCCAGGCTATTGAAAAAGATCTTATTGAGAAAGGTCATGGAATCCGTCTCCTTGAAGCTCAAATAGCTAGCGGTGGGATTATTGACCCAAAAGAGAGCCATCGCATTGATGTTAGTGTTGCCTATAAAAGGGGGTATTTTGATGAGGAGATGAATGAGATCCTTACTTATGAAGGAGATGACACAAAAGGGTTCTTTGACCCTAATACCAAGGAAAACCTTACATATCTTCAGTTGAAAGACAGGTGCATCACAGATCCCAAAACAGGCCTAATACTCCTGCCACTCAAAGACAAGAGGAAGCCGCAGAAGTCGCAGGAAAGCCGCACCAACGTCCTCCGCAAGAGGCGGGTTGTGATCGTTGACCCAGACACTGGACTGGAGATGTCAGTGAGGGAGGCCTATCACCGCGAGCTGATTGACTATGACACCTTCCTCGACCTGTCAGAGCAGGAATGTGAGTGGGAGGAAATAACCATCCAGGGGTCCGATGGCTCGTCACGATTGGTGATAGTGGACAGGAAAACAGGAACCCAGTACGACATCAAGGACTGTATGGAGCGTGGTATCATTGGCCAGAAAACTGTGGATCAGTATCGAGCTGGAACGCTAACCTTGACCCAGCTTGCTGACCAAATTATCAGCAATACCAGTAGCTCTGACATGACTATTTCATCGAGCAATGCTGATGATATGTTCACCTGCAGCAGCCCCGCCCAGGCCGCACCATCCTCTCCAACCGTCCGTAAACGCTTCAACAGTATTTCTATTACTGTCTCACCCCCGGAGATGTATGATGACCAGAGCCCTGTTGCAGCCATATTTGACACAGAGACCCTGGAGAAGATAACTATTTCTGAAGCGCTTCGAAGAGGCATAGTTGACACTATTACAGCACAAAGGCTGCTTGAGGCCCAGGCATGCACAGGTGGGATTATCAACCCTGCCACTGGCGAGAGACTGTCGCTGCAGGATGCTGTCCACCAGAGCATCATTGATGACAGCATGGCTGCTAAGCTGAAACCTGCCCAGAAAGCCTTTGTTGGTTTTGAAGATTTAAAGACTAAAAGGAGGATGTCCGCAGCAGAAGCAGTAAAGGAGACATGGCTGCCTTATGAGGCGGGTCAGAGATTTTTGGAGTTTCAGTATCTGACAGGAGGCCTGATTGACCCTGGCACTGGGGATCGTGTGAGCATCGAAGAGGCTATCCGCAAGGGGTGGATCGACGGTAAAGGGGCGATGAAGCTTCAGGATTCACAGAGCAATCAGAAGTACCTGACCTGTCCCAAGACGAAACTGAAGATCTCCTACAAGGAAGCGATGGATGGCTGCATGGTGGAGGAAAGCAATGGCATGAAGATGCTGCAGGCCTCCTCAATGTCCTCGAAGGGAATCAGCAGCCCTTACAATGTGTCTAACCCAGGATCACGCTCTGGCTCCAGGGCTGGTTCCCTTGCAGGATCCAGGAATGGATCTCGTAGAGGGAGTGTGGATCATTCCTCTTCTTACAGCTTAAGCTTCTCCTCAAGCAGCATCACCGAAAACTCCAACACTGCCTTTTAA